The following are from one region of the Melitaea cinxia chromosome 7, ilMelCinx1.1, whole genome shotgun sequence genome:
- the LOC123655077 gene encoding uncharacterized protein LOC123655077, translating into MLFQIICAFFLKLIINSGKVSSSEQCTQFSIQFYEITNLDKIDQFKRGSFGILNNLTKQCRSINVAIEIDLYREEKKSKLYKKLYGDDLHKLTVIYPLDDNVTEEIVLPPECPISETKEPKKFDPIYAYLPINSRDPYDTENTFDTEPRIYYTDHTTEDMLESTVGPETTEMNNYSYIANPSLLTNKKNDYKVTIIVLSTLAGVASVSVLSYFAYHGIKTILQSGTFRFPDA; encoded by the exons atgcttTTCCAAATTATCTGTGCATTTTTCTTG AAACTCATAATAAATTCAGGAAAAGTATCAAGTTCCGAACAATGCACCCAGTTTTCAATACAGTTCTACGAAATAACAAACCTCGACAAAATTGATCAGTT CAAACGTGGTAGTTTCGGAATACTAAACAATCTAACGAAGCAATGCAGAAGTATAAATGTAGCTATCGAGATAGATTTATATcgagaagaaaaaaaatcaaaactttacaaaaaacTTTATGGAGACGATTTACATAAACTCACAGTGATTTACCCTCTCGATGATAACGTAACCGAAGAAATAGTGTTACCTCCAGAATGTCCTATTTCTGAAACTAAAGAGCCCAAAAAATTTGATCCCATCTACGCATATTTACCAATAAATTCAAGGGATCCCTACGATACCGAAAATACGTTTGATACTGAACCGAGAATATATTACACAGATCACACAACTGAAGATATGTTAGAATCAACAGTGGGACCCGAAACTACAGAGATGAATAACTATAGCTATATTGCTAATCCTAGTTTGTTAACAAACAAGAAAAACGACTATAAAGTTACAATAATCGTTTTGTCTACTTTAGCTGGCGTTGCGTCTGTTTCAGTCCTATCGTACTTCGCGTATCATGGTATAAAAACCATATTACAATCAGGAACTTTTC gTTTTCCCGATGCATAA